Proteins encoded together in one Lathamus discolor isolate bLatDis1 chromosome 3, bLatDis1.hap1, whole genome shotgun sequence window:
- the TANC1 gene encoding protein TANC1 isoform X4 — MDCVGATFKMLKAVLKKSREGGKGNKKDSAGDSSPENALQVIATSGHNADFPIGNQPVSEDTYRMNLAKGVSMSLPSSPLLPRQSYLMQSRSNKKSPAKPDKDSSCSPAAQELMTRLGFLLGEGIPTSAHIEEKNEVMCTVASQGVSPCSTLTSSTTSPSTDSPCSTLNSCVGKTATNKGSSPCGTISSPSSTLESKDSGIIATITSSSENDDRSGSSLEWSKDGSFRAGKHQGISHDRRTDNCSPVAEEEAVGSAENLPKEVPTGEGPIPYAQNTGSLIMPRPNSVAATSSTKLEDLSYLDGQRNTPLRTSIRLPWHNTAGGRVQQESKALFIPYKPQDILLKPLLFEVPSITTDSVFVGREWLFQAIEEKLKNTDPSEIRGAVITGNVGFGKTAVISRLVALSCHGNRMRQIASNSPNSCPKSGDSCQDIPLSQLSPSAPPANGTSTIKMLNCSSTPEYQNQTGDPVRRLASKVVAYHYCQADNTYTCLVPEFVHSVAALLCRSNQLTAYRDLLIKEPHLQSMLSLRSCVQDPAAAFKRGVLEPLSNLRKERKIPEEDYIILIDGLNDAEFHKPDYGDTVSSFISSIICKFPPWLKLIVTIRTNFQEVVSSLPFIAISLDNFPDNKEIHEDLNAYIQYRINNSQEIINNISLNGKADAAIIGKVSNHLILRSLGSYLYLKLTLDLFQKGHLVIKSASYKVVPVSLSELYLLQCNMKFMTNSAFERALPILNVALASLHPMTDDQIFQAINAGQINGEQQWEDFSQRMEALSCFLIKRRDKTRMFCHPSFREWLVWRADGENTDFLCEPRNGHALLAFMFSRQEGKLNRQQTMELGHHILKAHIFKGLSKRTGISSSHLQALWIGYSTDGLSAALASLRNIYTPNVKVSRLLILAGANVNYRTEVLNNAPVLCVQSHLGHEEVVTLLLEFGAAIDGTSENGMTALSYAAAAGHMNIVSLLCKKGAKADYVDKKGQCALVHSALRGHCDILEYLLNVAWIAPSQEQNSLRRSQALQQALTAASSMGHCQVVCYILTVEKDHGIDINDTDALWGETALTAAAGRGKLEVCKLLLERGAVVTRANRRGIPPLFCAVRQGHWQIAKLLVEHGSDVNLSDKQGRTPLMVASCEGHLSTVEFLLSEGATISSLDKEGLTALSWACLKGHREVVQYLVEKGATTDQTDKNGRTPLDLAAFYGDADIVQYLVEKGAMIEHVDHSGMRPLDRAIGCRNTAVVVMLLRKGAKLGNAAWAMATSKPDILLILLQKLMEEGNILYKKGKMKEAAQRYQYALRKFPREGFGEEMKAFNELRVSLYLNLSRCRRKTNDFGMAEEFATKALDLKPKSYEAYYARARAKRNSRKLLAALADLREATQLCPSNQEIKRLLARVEEECKQFQRTQQQKHQSPQLLQHINNSDNEEEGIIQGVNDNFNLQDQEDELSHPEESASCSQRLQCSLAPSSYSRTLQEGVQQKARSVSPQSRTGSKYLREPGLIMQPTKQAQIVKTNQHLSSIQPGPKPGSGPCNAKTQSSFQHLPQSPLPVRHCKIQHLDGTGTLSPGSISAGPSSELYNEKFVSSQCSHSQHNENLSSHSFASKSKTADRLTASTPMNFGEARQQSPVPCSSPAGSMILASSTSSLSSASSFSDSIKGLGPDVRLKESNVHQVQGTAEHRPRNTPFMGIMDKTARFQQQNTQSSRTWHSQASEGLSTHVASGGIQPSNFEQFSVKHYQTKISSTGAAPGDSSQNGLQAKDREELKCQMSTQCQDSRSPKQAPHLYPDAVSQPHSSKEGHLSHGTAAKPKRSFIESNV, encoded by the exons CAAAGCCTGATAAGGACTCGAGCTGTTCTCCTGCAGCACAAGAATTGATGACAAGATTGGGTTTTTTACTGGGAGAAGGGATCCCAACATCTGCTCatatagaagagaaaaatgaagtcaTG TGTACAGTAGCCAGTCAAGGAGTGAGCCCATGTTCCACCCTCACAAGCAGCACTACATCACCTAGCACTGATAGTCCCTGCTCCACTCTCAATAGCTGTGTTGGTAAAACAGCCACTAACAAGGGTAGTAGTCCCTGTGGAACCATTAGCAGCCCAAGCTCCACCCTGGAGAGCAAAGACAGTGGAATTATAG caACTATAACAAGTTCATCAGAAAATGATGATCGTAGTGGATCCAGTTTGGAATGGAGCAAGGATGGGAGtttcagagctggaaaacatcaAGGGATTAGTCATGATCGAAGAACAGATAATTGTTCACCAGTTGCAGAAGAGGAAGCAGTTGGATCTGCTGAGAATTTGCCAAAGGAAGTACCAACAGGAGAGGGTCCCATTCCTTATGCTCAAAATACTGGCTCTTTAATAATGCCTCGTCCAAACTCTGTTGCAG CAACAAGTTCAACCAAACTGGAAGATCTGAGTTATCTGGACGGACAAAGAAATACTCCCTTACGCACTTCAATTCGTTTACCTTGGCACAACACTGCTGGCGGGAGAGTGCAACAGGAAAGTAAAG CTCTTTTCATCCCCTATAAGCCTCAAGACATTTTGCTGAAGCCACTGTTGTTTGAAGTGCCAAGCATAACTACAGATTCAGTATTTGTTGGAAGAGAATGGCTGTTTCAAGCAattgaagaaaaactgaagaataCTGATCCATCAGAGATCAGGGGAGCAGTCATTACTGGAAATGTGGGATTTGGGAAGACTGCAGTTATTTCACGGCTGGTGGCACTGAGCTGCCATGGAAATCGCATGAGGCAAATAGCTTCAAATAGCCCTAATTCATGCCCTAAAA gtGGTGATTCCTGTCAGGACATTCCCTTAAGTCAATTATCCCCATCTGCTCCTCCAGCAAATGGTACCAGTACAATAAAGATGCTGAATTGTTCTAGTACTCCTGAATACCAAAATCAAACAGGTGATCCTGTGAGGCGCCTTGCTTCAAAG GTCGTTGCTTATCACTACTGTCAAGCTGACAACACGTACACGTGTCTTGTACCAGAATTCGTCCACAGTGTTGCAGCTTTACTTTGTCGTTCAAATCAACTAACAGCCTACAGAGATCTTCTAATAAAAGAGCCTCACTTACAAAGCATGCTTAGCCTGAGATCGTGTGTCCAagatccagcagcagcttttaaaaggGGAGTGTTGGAACCACTTTCAAACCTCAGGAAAG agCGGAAAATTCCTGAGGAAGACTACATAATTTTGATAGATGGTTTAAATGATGCTGAATTTCATAAACCTGATTATGGTGACACAGTTTCTTCATTTATCTCAAGCATAATCTGTAAGTTTCCTCCCTGGCTGAAGCTCATTGTGACCATAAGAACTAATTTCCAG gAAGTAGTAAGTTCACTGCCCTTTATTGCAATATCCCTGGACAATTTTCCAGACAACAAAGAAATTCATGAGGACTTGAATGCCTATATTCAGTACAGAATTAATAACAGCCAGGAAATTATAAACAACATATCTTTAAATGGAAAAGCTGATGCAGCTATTATTGGGAAAGTGAGTAACCACCTGATCCTGAGAAGCCTGGGATCTTACCTCTATTTGAAACTCACTCTGGATCTTTTCCAAAAAGGTCACTTAGTAATCAAAAGTGCAAGCTACAAGGTTGTTCCAGTGTCTCTATCAGAGTTGTACTTACTTCAGTGCAATATGAAGTTCATGACAAACTCTGCTTTTGAGCGAGCCCTGCCAATATTAAATGTGGCACTGGCATCCCTACATCCCATGACAGATGACCAGATTTTCCAAGCTATTAATGCAGGACAGATAAATGGTGAACAACAGTGGGAAGACTTCAGCCAAAGGATGGAAGCCCTTTCATGTTTTCTGATAAAAAGACGTGACAAAACACGTATGTTCTGCCATCCTTCCTTCAGAGAATGGCTTGTTTGGAGAGCAGATGGTGAAAATACTGACTTCTTGTGTGAGCCAAG GAATGGACATGCTTTACTGGCTTTCATGTTTTCTCGACAAGAGGGAAAGTTAAATCGTCAACAGACTATGGAACTTGGTCATCATATACTTAAAGCTCACATTTTTAAG GGTCTCAGTAAAAGGACTGGAATTTCTTCCAGTCATCTTCAAGCTTTGTGGATTGGTTATAGCACTGATGGACTGTCTGCAGCCCTTGCTTCACTGAGGAACATCTATACCCCAAATGTGAAG GTGAGTCGGCTGCTGATCTTGGCAGGAGCAAATGTGAATTACAGGACTGAAGTCTTAAATAATGCTCCAGTGCTGTGTGTTCAGTCGCACCTTGGACATGAAGAAGTGGTCACTCTTTTACTAGAATTTGGAGCTGCTATTGATGGAACTTCAGAAAATGGGATGACAGCACTTAGttatgcagctgctgcaggtcaCATGAACATAGTTTCACTGCTGTGCAAAAAAGGTGCAAAG GCTGACTATGTAGACAAGAAGGGCCAGTGTGCTTTGGTCCATAGTGCATTGAGAGGGCATTGTGATATCCTTGAATACTTGCTCAATGTTGCTTGGATAGCTCCATCCCAAGAACAGAATTCATTAAGAAGAAGCCAGGCGTTGCAACAAGCTCtaacagcagcttccagtatggGACACTGTCAG GTGGTTTGTTACATCTTGACAGTTGAAAAGGATCATGGAATAGACATCAATGACACTGATGCCTTGTGGGGAGAAacag ctctgacagctgctgcaggaagagggaAACTGGAAGTCTGCAAATTACTTCTTGAACGTGGAGCTGTTGTGACGAGAGCCAACAGGAGGGGGATTCCGCCACTCTTCTGTGCTGTGCGGCAGGGGCACTGGCAG ATTGCTAAACTTCTAGTGGAGCATGGGTCTGATGTGAATTTAAGCGACAAGCAAGGCCGAACTCCACTTATGGTGGCTTCTTGTGAAGGACACTTGAGCACTGTggaatttctgctttctgaag gTGCAACCATTTCCTCCCTGGATAAAGAAGGACTGACAGCTTTGAGCTGGGCATGTCTGAAAGGCCACAGGGAAGTGGTTCAGTATTTAGTTGAGAAAGGTGCAACAACTGATCAGACAGACAAAAATGGACGAACGCCCCTAGACCTGGCAGCTTTTTATGGAGATGCTGATATT GTGCAGTATTTGGTAGAGAAAGGAGCAATGATTGAGCACGTAGACCACAGTGGCATGCGGCCACTGGACAGAGCTATTGGATGTCGTAACACGGCTGTAGTGGTTATGCTGCTGAGAAAAGGAGCTAAACTAG GAAATGCAGCATGGGCAATGGCCACCTCCAAACCTGATATTCTCCTTattctgctgcagaagctgatgGAAGAAGGAAATATACTGTACAAA AAAGGCAAGatgaaagaagcagcacagcgcTATCAGTATGCCTTGAGGAAGTTTCCGAGGGAAGGATttggagaagaaatgaaagcattcaATGAGCTGAGAGTTTCATTATACCTAAATTTATCACGATGTCGCCGAAAAACAAAT GACTTTGGTATGGCTGAAGAGTTTGCTACCAAAGCACTGGATCTGAAACCCAAGTCTTACGAAGCCTATTATGCTAGAGCAAGAGCTAAGAGGAACAGCAG AAAGCTACTTGCTGCTCTCGCTGACTTGCGTGAAGCCACACAGCTGTGTCCCAGCAATCAAGAGATAAAGCGTCTCCTGGCTCGAGTAGAAGAGGAATGCAAACAGTTCCAGAGGACACAGCAACAGAAGCATCAGTCTCCACAGCTACTACAGCATATTAACAACTCTGATAATGAGGAAGAGGGCATTATACAAGGTGTGAATGACAATTTTAATCTTCAAGACCAGGAGGATGAACTGTCACACCCTGAGGAGTCTGCTTCCTGTTCACAAAGGCTGCAGTGTTCTTTAGCTCCTTCATCGTACAGCAGGACCCTTCAAGAAGGTGTACAGCAGAAAGCTAGATCTGTGTCCCCTCAAAGCAGAACAGGCAGTAAATACCTGAGAGAGCCAGGCTTGATCATGCAGCCAACAAAGCAGGCACAGATTGTGAAAACTAATCAGCACCtgagctccatccagcctgggcCAAAACCAGGAAGCGGTCCATGTAATGCAAAGACACAATCATCTTTTCAGCATCTTCCCCAAAGTCCCTTGCCAGTCCGGCACTGTAAAATTCAGCATTTGGATGGGACAGGCACATTATCACCCGGAAGCATTTCTGCAGGTCCTAGTTCTGAACTGTACAATGAGAAGTTTGTGTCCAGCCAGTGTTCCCATTCACAGCATAATGAGAATCTGTCCTCACATTCTTTTGCAAGTAAGTCTAAAACTGCCGACCGGTTGACAGCCTCTACTCCAATGAATTTCGGTGAAGCAAGGCAGCAAAGTCCTGTTCCCTGTAGTTCTCCAGCCGGTAGTATGATTCTCGCCAGCTCAACCAGCAGCTTAAGTTCAGCCAGTAGTTTTTCAGATAGTATTAAGGGGCTGGGCCCAGACGTTCGACTCAAGGAGAGTAACGTTCATCAAGTTCAGGGTACTGCTGAACACAGACCTCGCAATACCCCATTTATGGGGATCATGGATAAGACTGCAAGGTTTCAGCAGCAAAATACTCAGTCCAGTCGTACTTGGCACTCTCAGGCATCGGAGGGATTATCAACACATGTTGCTTCTGGGGGCATTCAGCCCTCCAATTTCGAGCAGTTCTCAGTCAAGCACTACCAAACTAAAATCtcctctactggtgctgccccAGGTGACAGCAGCCAGAATGGTCTGCAAGCTAAAGACCGCGAGGAGCTCAAGTGCCAAATGTCAACCCAGTGTCAAGACAGCAGATCACCTAAACAGGCACCGCATTTATACCCAGATGCGGTATCACAGCCTCACAGCAGTAAAGAAGGCCATCTGAGTCATGGCACGGCTGCGAAACCAAAGCGATCATTCATTGAATCAAATGTATAA
- the TANC1 gene encoding protein TANC1 isoform X1 has product MDCVGATFKMLKAVLKKSREGGKGNKKDSAGDSSPENALQVIATSGHNADFPIGNQPVSEDTYRMNLAKGVSMSLPSSPLLPRQSYLMQSRSNKKSPGPIRKPKYVESPRVPGEAALPLRKGLEQGEPSQNAKPDKDSSCSPAAQELMTRLGFLLGEGIPTSAHIEEKNEVMCTVASQGVSPCSTLTSSTTSPSTDSPCSTLNSCVGKTATNKGSSPCGTISSPSSTLESKDSGIIATITSSSENDDRSGSSLEWSKDGSFRAGKHQGISHDRRTDNCSPVAEEEAVGSAENLPKEVPTGEGPIPYAQNTGSLIMPRPNSVAATSSTKLEDLSYLDGQRNTPLRTSIRLPWHNTAGGRVQQESKALFIPYKPQDILLKPLLFEVPSITTDSVFVGREWLFQAIEEKLKNTDPSEIRGAVITGNVGFGKTAVISRLVALSCHGNRMRQIASNSPNSCPKSGDSCQDIPLSQLSPSAPPANGTSTIKMLNCSSTPEYQNQTGDPVRRLASKVVAYHYCQADNTYTCLVPEFVHSVAALLCRSNQLTAYRDLLIKEPHLQSMLSLRSCVQDPAAAFKRGVLEPLSNLRKERKIPEEDYIILIDGLNDAEFHKPDYGDTVSSFISSIICKFPPWLKLIVTIRTNFQEVVSSLPFIAISLDNFPDNKEIHEDLNAYIQYRINNSQEIINNISLNGKADAAIIGKVSNHLILRSLGSYLYLKLTLDLFQKGHLVIKSASYKVVPVSLSELYLLQCNMKFMTNSAFERALPILNVALASLHPMTDDQIFQAINAGQINGEQQWEDFSQRMEALSCFLIKRRDKTRMFCHPSFREWLVWRADGENTDFLCEPRNGHALLAFMFSRQEGKLNRQQTMELGHHILKAHIFKGLSKRTGISSSHLQALWIGYSTDGLSAALASLRNIYTPNVKVSRLLILAGANVNYRTEVLNNAPVLCVQSHLGHEEVVTLLLEFGAAIDGTSENGMTALSYAAAAGHMNIVSLLCKKGAKADYVDKKGQCALVHSALRGHCDILEYLLNVAWIAPSQEQNSLRRSQALQQALTAASSMGHCQVVCYILTVEKDHGIDINDTDALWGETALTAAAGRGKLEVCKLLLERGAVVTRANRRGIPPLFCAVRQGHWQIAKLLVEHGSDVNLSDKQGRTPLMVASCEGHLSTVEFLLSEGATISSLDKEGLTALSWACLKGHREVVQYLVEKGATTDQTDKNGRTPLDLAAFYGDADIVQYLVEKGAMIEHVDHSGMRPLDRAIGCRNTAVVVMLLRKGAKLGNAAWAMATSKPDILLILLQKLMEEGNILYKKGKMKEAAQRYQYALRKFPREGFGEEMKAFNELRVSLYLNLSRCRRKTNDFGMAEEFATKALDLKPKSYEAYYARARAKRNSRKLLAALADLREATQLCPSNQEIKRLLARVEEECKQFQRTQQQKHQSPQLLQHINNSDNEEEGIIQGVNDNFNLQDQEDELSHPEESASCSQRLQCSLAPSSYSRTLQEGVQQKARSVSPQSRTGSKYLREPGLIMQPTKQAQIVKTNQHLSSIQPGPKPGSGPCNAKTQSSFQHLPQSPLPVRHCKIQHLDGTGTLSPGSISAGPSSELYNEKFVSSQCSHSQHNENLSSHSFASKSKTADRLTASTPMNFGEARQQSPVPCSSPAGSMILASSTSSLSSASSFSDSIKGLGPDVRLKESNVHQVQGTAEHRPRNTPFMGIMDKTARFQQQNTQSSRTWHSQASEGLSTHVASGGIQPSNFEQFSVKHYQTKISSTGAAPGDSSQNGLQAKDREELKCQMSTQCQDSRSPKQAPHLYPDAVSQPHSSKEGHLSHGTAAKPKRSFIESNV; this is encoded by the exons CAAAGCCTGATAAGGACTCGAGCTGTTCTCCTGCAGCACAAGAATTGATGACAAGATTGGGTTTTTTACTGGGAGAAGGGATCCCAACATCTGCTCatatagaagagaaaaatgaagtcaTG TGTACAGTAGCCAGTCAAGGAGTGAGCCCATGTTCCACCCTCACAAGCAGCACTACATCACCTAGCACTGATAGTCCCTGCTCCACTCTCAATAGCTGTGTTGGTAAAACAGCCACTAACAAGGGTAGTAGTCCCTGTGGAACCATTAGCAGCCCAAGCTCCACCCTGGAGAGCAAAGACAGTGGAATTATAG caACTATAACAAGTTCATCAGAAAATGATGATCGTAGTGGATCCAGTTTGGAATGGAGCAAGGATGGGAGtttcagagctggaaaacatcaAGGGATTAGTCATGATCGAAGAACAGATAATTGTTCACCAGTTGCAGAAGAGGAAGCAGTTGGATCTGCTGAGAATTTGCCAAAGGAAGTACCAACAGGAGAGGGTCCCATTCCTTATGCTCAAAATACTGGCTCTTTAATAATGCCTCGTCCAAACTCTGTTGCAG CAACAAGTTCAACCAAACTGGAAGATCTGAGTTATCTGGACGGACAAAGAAATACTCCCTTACGCACTTCAATTCGTTTACCTTGGCACAACACTGCTGGCGGGAGAGTGCAACAGGAAAGTAAAG CTCTTTTCATCCCCTATAAGCCTCAAGACATTTTGCTGAAGCCACTGTTGTTTGAAGTGCCAAGCATAACTACAGATTCAGTATTTGTTGGAAGAGAATGGCTGTTTCAAGCAattgaagaaaaactgaagaataCTGATCCATCAGAGATCAGGGGAGCAGTCATTACTGGAAATGTGGGATTTGGGAAGACTGCAGTTATTTCACGGCTGGTGGCACTGAGCTGCCATGGAAATCGCATGAGGCAAATAGCTTCAAATAGCCCTAATTCATGCCCTAAAA gtGGTGATTCCTGTCAGGACATTCCCTTAAGTCAATTATCCCCATCTGCTCCTCCAGCAAATGGTACCAGTACAATAAAGATGCTGAATTGTTCTAGTACTCCTGAATACCAAAATCAAACAGGTGATCCTGTGAGGCGCCTTGCTTCAAAG GTCGTTGCTTATCACTACTGTCAAGCTGACAACACGTACACGTGTCTTGTACCAGAATTCGTCCACAGTGTTGCAGCTTTACTTTGTCGTTCAAATCAACTAACAGCCTACAGAGATCTTCTAATAAAAGAGCCTCACTTACAAAGCATGCTTAGCCTGAGATCGTGTGTCCAagatccagcagcagcttttaaaaggGGAGTGTTGGAACCACTTTCAAACCTCAGGAAAG agCGGAAAATTCCTGAGGAAGACTACATAATTTTGATAGATGGTTTAAATGATGCTGAATTTCATAAACCTGATTATGGTGACACAGTTTCTTCATTTATCTCAAGCATAATCTGTAAGTTTCCTCCCTGGCTGAAGCTCATTGTGACCATAAGAACTAATTTCCAG gAAGTAGTAAGTTCACTGCCCTTTATTGCAATATCCCTGGACAATTTTCCAGACAACAAAGAAATTCATGAGGACTTGAATGCCTATATTCAGTACAGAATTAATAACAGCCAGGAAATTATAAACAACATATCTTTAAATGGAAAAGCTGATGCAGCTATTATTGGGAAAGTGAGTAACCACCTGATCCTGAGAAGCCTGGGATCTTACCTCTATTTGAAACTCACTCTGGATCTTTTCCAAAAAGGTCACTTAGTAATCAAAAGTGCAAGCTACAAGGTTGTTCCAGTGTCTCTATCAGAGTTGTACTTACTTCAGTGCAATATGAAGTTCATGACAAACTCTGCTTTTGAGCGAGCCCTGCCAATATTAAATGTGGCACTGGCATCCCTACATCCCATGACAGATGACCAGATTTTCCAAGCTATTAATGCAGGACAGATAAATGGTGAACAACAGTGGGAAGACTTCAGCCAAAGGATGGAAGCCCTTTCATGTTTTCTGATAAAAAGACGTGACAAAACACGTATGTTCTGCCATCCTTCCTTCAGAGAATGGCTTGTTTGGAGAGCAGATGGTGAAAATACTGACTTCTTGTGTGAGCCAAG GAATGGACATGCTTTACTGGCTTTCATGTTTTCTCGACAAGAGGGAAAGTTAAATCGTCAACAGACTATGGAACTTGGTCATCATATACTTAAAGCTCACATTTTTAAG GGTCTCAGTAAAAGGACTGGAATTTCTTCCAGTCATCTTCAAGCTTTGTGGATTGGTTATAGCACTGATGGACTGTCTGCAGCCCTTGCTTCACTGAGGAACATCTATACCCCAAATGTGAAG GTGAGTCGGCTGCTGATCTTGGCAGGAGCAAATGTGAATTACAGGACTGAAGTCTTAAATAATGCTCCAGTGCTGTGTGTTCAGTCGCACCTTGGACATGAAGAAGTGGTCACTCTTTTACTAGAATTTGGAGCTGCTATTGATGGAACTTCAGAAAATGGGATGACAGCACTTAGttatgcagctgctgcaggtcaCATGAACATAGTTTCACTGCTGTGCAAAAAAGGTGCAAAG GCTGACTATGTAGACAAGAAGGGCCAGTGTGCTTTGGTCCATAGTGCATTGAGAGGGCATTGTGATATCCTTGAATACTTGCTCAATGTTGCTTGGATAGCTCCATCCCAAGAACAGAATTCATTAAGAAGAAGCCAGGCGTTGCAACAAGCTCtaacagcagcttccagtatggGACACTGTCAG GTGGTTTGTTACATCTTGACAGTTGAAAAGGATCATGGAATAGACATCAATGACACTGATGCCTTGTGGGGAGAAacag ctctgacagctgctgcaggaagagggaAACTGGAAGTCTGCAAATTACTTCTTGAACGTGGAGCTGTTGTGACGAGAGCCAACAGGAGGGGGATTCCGCCACTCTTCTGTGCTGTGCGGCAGGGGCACTGGCAG ATTGCTAAACTTCTAGTGGAGCATGGGTCTGATGTGAATTTAAGCGACAAGCAAGGCCGAACTCCACTTATGGTGGCTTCTTGTGAAGGACACTTGAGCACTGTggaatttctgctttctgaag gTGCAACCATTTCCTCCCTGGATAAAGAAGGACTGACAGCTTTGAGCTGGGCATGTCTGAAAGGCCACAGGGAAGTGGTTCAGTATTTAGTTGAGAAAGGTGCAACAACTGATCAGACAGACAAAAATGGACGAACGCCCCTAGACCTGGCAGCTTTTTATGGAGATGCTGATATT GTGCAGTATTTGGTAGAGAAAGGAGCAATGATTGAGCACGTAGACCACAGTGGCATGCGGCCACTGGACAGAGCTATTGGATGTCGTAACACGGCTGTAGTGGTTATGCTGCTGAGAAAAGGAGCTAAACTAG GAAATGCAGCATGGGCAATGGCCACCTCCAAACCTGATATTCTCCTTattctgctgcagaagctgatgGAAGAAGGAAATATACTGTACAAA AAAGGCAAGatgaaagaagcagcacagcgcTATCAGTATGCCTTGAGGAAGTTTCCGAGGGAAGGATttggagaagaaatgaaagcattcaATGAGCTGAGAGTTTCATTATACCTAAATTTATCACGATGTCGCCGAAAAACAAAT GACTTTGGTATGGCTGAAGAGTTTGCTACCAAAGCACTGGATCTGAAACCCAAGTCTTACGAAGCCTATTATGCTAGAGCAAGAGCTAAGAGGAACAGCAG AAAGCTACTTGCTGCTCTCGCTGACTTGCGTGAAGCCACACAGCTGTGTCCCAGCAATCAAGAGATAAAGCGTCTCCTGGCTCGAGTAGAAGAGGAATGCAAACAGTTCCAGAGGACACAGCAACAGAAGCATCAGTCTCCACAGCTACTACAGCATATTAACAACTCTGATAATGAGGAAGAGGGCATTATACAAGGTGTGAATGACAATTTTAATCTTCAAGACCAGGAGGATGAACTGTCACACCCTGAGGAGTCTGCTTCCTGTTCACAAAGGCTGCAGTGTTCTTTAGCTCCTTCATCGTACAGCAGGACCCTTCAAGAAGGTGTACAGCAGAAAGCTAGATCTGTGTCCCCTCAAAGCAGAACAGGCAGTAAATACCTGAGAGAGCCAGGCTTGATCATGCAGCCAACAAAGCAGGCACAGATTGTGAAAACTAATCAGCACCtgagctccatccagcctgggcCAAAACCAGGAAGCGGTCCATGTAATGCAAAGACACAATCATCTTTTCAGCATCTTCCCCAAAGTCCCTTGCCAGTCCGGCACTGTAAAATTCAGCATTTGGATGGGACAGGCACATTATCACCCGGAAGCATTTCTGCAGGTCCTAGTTCTGAACTGTACAATGAGAAGTTTGTGTCCAGCCAGTGTTCCCATTCACAGCATAATGAGAATCTGTCCTCACATTCTTTTGCAAGTAAGTCTAAAACTGCCGACCGGTTGACAGCCTCTACTCCAATGAATTTCGGTGAAGCAAGGCAGCAAAGTCCTGTTCCCTGTAGTTCTCCAGCCGGTAGTATGATTCTCGCCAGCTCAACCAGCAGCTTAAGTTCAGCCAGTAGTTTTTCAGATAGTATTAAGGGGCTGGGCCCAGACGTTCGACTCAAGGAGAGTAACGTTCATCAAGTTCAGGGTACTGCTGAACACAGACCTCGCAATACCCCATTTATGGGGATCATGGATAAGACTGCAAGGTTTCAGCAGCAAAATACTCAGTCCAGTCGTACTTGGCACTCTCAGGCATCGGAGGGATTATCAACACATGTTGCTTCTGGGGGCATTCAGCCCTCCAATTTCGAGCAGTTCTCAGTCAAGCACTACCAAACTAAAATCtcctctactggtgctgccccAGGTGACAGCAGCCAGAATGGTCTGCAAGCTAAAGACCGCGAGGAGCTCAAGTGCCAAATGTCAACCCAGTGTCAAGACAGCAGATCACCTAAACAGGCACCGCATTTATACCCAGATGCGGTATCACAGCCTCACAGCAGTAAAGAAGGCCATCTGAGTCATGGCACGGCTGCGAAACCAAAGCGATCATTCATTGAATCAAATGTATAA